DNA from Plasmodium yoelii strain 17X genome assembly, chromosome: 13:
TAGTAGTATTATGTAGTAGTATTATGTAGTAGTATTATGTAGTAGTATTATGTAGTAGTATTATGTAGTAGTATTATGTAGTAGTACTATGTAGTAGTACTATGTAGTagtattatgtatatatttttttttcccgtAAAAACAAACCTGTTATAAAGTATTTTCCCTTATCATCAATATCAACAGAGTGGACATTATGATATggggaataataaaaatgtttgcTAAcgtcatattttattaaatcataatacataaaaatattgttatttccACAACATAATAGAATATCATATTTATGATTTATAGCAATTTGCTTATATCGtacattatttaaatcgattatttttttaacaatttctttttcttctatATTGTAAATAGTTATTAATCCGTCTTCACTACAACTGCAAAGCTGTTAAAATAGGCAAGAAGTATAAATAGAGATATgaaaaaatttgtatatttatttgtatatttatttgtgtaTTTATTTGCGTATTTATTTGTGTATAAGCCAATGTTCATTTTGCATTTTAGTTCTTTACATATTTATCTTTGTAGAgaataattttgttaattatgGAGGTATGGTAATTTATTGTGTTTATGTTAAcatatttattgttttgAAATTTCCAGAATTTTATATCTCCATTATTTCCAGCAGTTATTAAATCATAGCCATTATAAAACATTAAGACATTGCAATAATCATAATGaggtataattataatagcaactattttcatatattttgatgttaataaataaatattattatgcataGATAAAGCAATATATTTTCCAtcttttgttatttttatattataacatgttatatctttaattattttttctggTGGTCCTATATCTATacttgtatttttattttttagtttattattcattttttcaatattatgtttatttattttacatattttttgatatttatcTGTAGGTAtacttaaaaattttttatcataaaaaacaaatttccCTTTGcttatgttttttaaatatatagcCTTTTTATCATAAAACATCCATGCCATAACATTGTTCGAACTACatgtatacataatataattatacttTTCAGGAAAACATAAATCTcgtatataattattatgggCTAACAATAAAACGTTATAATTGTTTGTATTCATGTccattacatatataatattttcacaCACACTAATAAATAGTGTCGATTTATTTCGCATCTGAATAGAATTAATTGCTCCGAATAATTTTGtctgttttattattttcctttCTGGCACACTTATCAAGCTAACATATCCATCCCCACTACCTGTTTTCAATAAAAATGGGCAAAATGAGTAGGCAAAATGAGTAGGAAAAATGAGTAGGAAAATAAGTAGGCAAAATAAGTAGGCAAAATGAGTAGGAAAATAAGTAGGCAAAATGAGTAGGCAAAATGAGTAGGAAAATAAGCAGGTAAATAAGCAGGCAAAATACGTAGGCAAAATACGTAGGCAAAATAAGCAggcaaataaattaatttcttttttttccgACCTGTTAAAATTGTTTGATCGTCTAAAGATTTTACTACATTTATTCCATTGctgaataaatatttttcaggtattattttttctaatacCTTTGACTTTATGTTCACTACTAGAATGTCTCCTACGGAAATCACGTTGAATTTGGTCATATTTTTTAcgtattttttcatattttacacattttacacattttttGCCCTAGTGATTGTAGGCCCAATTTACCTGTTGTCGTTCCAAAAAAGGCTTGCTCATCATTTTCCTTAAGTTCTAAACAAACGAACTTTCTTTTGTAGATTGATGTATTTATGTCTTCATAgctcattaatttttttgtaaaatcaTAGTTACAGATTCGTATACTGTTTAGTTTGGCTTTAAGGACGGTGCGGGAAAGACAAGcgaaaaaatgagaaaaatgagaaaaatgaaaaaatgggaaaaaattgaaaaaatgagaaaaaggAGAAAGCAGATTTTCTGGAAATACTTCTACAATTGATCAGGTAAAATATACTTATCTAGCTagctattttaataattatactttttttaacCTAACCTATTATAAAGTTGTTTGTCTTATGGAAAAAAGAGACATTAGAATAGGGGAAATCAGAAGatgttttataaataaaatactgattttttatttcagtTAAAATTAATTGTTTATCATCTTCTCCACCAGAtgaaagtatatattttccatCATTACTTATTGATATATCTTCTGTTTTAAACTTATGtaaagataaaataattggtttgtttttattttcaaaatcatatatacaaatagtTGACATTAACTTACTCTCTTTACAACagcaaatatatttttgatttttatcaatgtataatttggttattttattttgatcacttttaaaaattgttctattattatttgcaatat
Protein-coding regions in this window:
- a CDS encoding WD repeat-containing protein 16, putative translates to MEKELVVDSYIGFNGNISNNLILVKQEKCIEKKVYLEKLKSIENEEMLENAKKKKLKSVYNLKNIDINHNYYELKKEELKYNFFMIYGIGTNIIKEDIANNNRTIFKSDQNKITKLYIDKNQKYICCCKESKLMSTICIYDFENKNKPIILSLHKFKTEDISISNDGKYILSSGGEDDKQLILTEIKNQYFIYKTSSDFPYSNVSFFHKTNNFIIAKLNSIRICNYDFTKKLMSYEDINTSIYKRKFVCLELKENDEQAFFGTTTGDILVVNIKSKVLEKIIPEKYLFSNGINVVKSLDDQTILTGSGDGYVSLISVPERKIIKQTKLFGAINSIQMRNKSTLFISVCENIIYVMDMNTNNYNVLLLAHNNYIRDLCFPEKYNYIMYTCSSNNVMAWMFYDKKAIYLKNISKGKFVFYDKKFLSIPTDKYQKICKINKHNIEKMNNKLKNKNTSIDIGPPEKIIKDITCYNIKITKDGKYIALSMHNNIYLLTSKYMKIVAIIIIPHYDYCNVLMFYNGYDLITAGNNGDIKFWKFQNNKYVNINTINYHTSIINKIILYKDKYLCSCSEDGLITIYNIEEKEIVKKIIDLNNVRYKQIAINHKYDILLCCGNNNIFMYYDLIKYDVSKHFYYSPYHNVHSVDIDDKGKYFITGSDDCRLRLYEFKSCTCLYIGNAHNDVINKCLFTYDNHFIISTSKDESIIYWKVPPETREIECEGSEKRV